Within Acinetobacter sp. LoGeW2-3, the genomic segment GACACAATGTCATTTAGCATCATTTGCAAAATAAACTCTATAAATGATCTAAAGTCGGTACGAGCTGTACTTGCGTGAAGTGCACGCATAGTACGTTTTTTGATTTTGGTAGATTAAAATTAAAACTGAAATTTTCAGAAAAATAGGACTCCCTCACCCAATATAAGTATTTGATTATATTTAAAAATATACCACCACTTAACAACTTAAAACTTATTTTATTTCATTAATCAGATAGACTCTAACATAGTTAGTCATCAAGCAAAGTTGTTCAAACTCTAAAATAGATTTGAACAACTGTAACTTATGACCCAAAAAGATTAAGGATTATTTTTATTTAAAATGAATAAGTCAAACCAAGTACTGGTTTATTCGGTTGCTTAATATCAGATCGGTCATAGCCCCCGAAATAGTACTGAGCAAAAACACCTAAGTTGTCATTTAAACTATGATCAGCTCGAATGGTTGAAAATCGATAAGTAAGATCTGTCTGTGTATCAAGGACGCCGTGTCCTTCATATTTTCCCCTATCAGTAAAGTAAGAACCAGCAACACCCAAAGTCAGACTTGTTGCATCAGTAAGCTTATAAACATAACTTAAACTTGAATAAGTATCTCCTTTGCTCATATAGTAAGCATCATTAAGATAGACTGAGGTACTACTAACTATAGTTCCTTTTTCAGAAATTGGAGCTGTTACAGTAAGGCCGATTTCATTAGAGGTTAGATGATCACCTCCTTGATAGTAATAAGTAGCATCCCATAAATCAAAAGCGACATTCTTATAATCCCAGATATAACCTAGGATAAAGTTATGCTCAAATTTATCACTGCTCCGAGCTTCTCCACCTTGAAGCTCTCTGAAAGAAAAGCCTATCTGAGAGCCCCAATATGTTGCATAAAACTTATCATAACCAATTGATAAAGATCCCTGTAATGTAACTCCTTCATTATCCAAGCTCTTAGTTAATCCACGAGAAACATAATCCGAAACAATCGTAAGACTTCCATTAACTGATATCTGATTTTCTTGTGCCTCTGGGCTTGATGCATTTGCAAGTCCACATGACATCATCAAGGTAAATAAACTTAACTTTTTATACATTTCATACTCTCATTTTATGAACGTTAGTTTTGTTATTGGTTCTAAAAAGCTATCGTTCAAATTTGTAAAACTTAAATATTTGGTAGATTTGCTGTAGTAGTTGTTGATTCGTAATTTGTAAAGGTTACCAGCCTAACTTTTGTTAAGCTGGATAGCATATTTAGGCTAATTCCTTTAACTGTTCAAATAGTTGAGGTTTTTTAGACTTCATAATTTTCGCTTTAGCCACCCCTAGGCAGAATGCTGTAATCAGCACACCCAGAATAATTTGTGCAATCAAATTTGATTCACTACCAATCAGGCTTGGCAGGTTGATAATTGCAATCCAAAGACAGAAGAGAAGACCAATTAAACCTAAACTTGGAGCGATAAAAGTTTTAAATAAACCGCCATCTTTATTACGTTTAAAGAAAACAACCACTGAAATACAAGTCAAAGACAGAATAGCCATATATCCCAAAGTTCCTGTAGTTGCACCCCATGCATAGATATTGAGGACTGGATCAAGTTCAAGAATCAGTAAGATGATAAATAATGTGATAGAAGATGCTGTTTGTACGAAAGAAGACATATAAGGAGATTTATGTTTTTCGTGGATGTAAGCCAGTTGTTTAGGCAGCACATCATATTTTCCTAAAATGTATTGGTAACGCACCACAATATTGTGCAGCGATAAAGCACATGCAAATAAGCTTGTAACAAGAAGAACTAAAATAATGTCTTTAGAAACAGTCCCTAAATACTGCTCTGCAATCAGTAAATATGTAGACTCGCCATGAGTTGTCGCATAATTCACAATATTACTGCTACCGATCACAGTAACTTCACACCACATGGAAATGATATAGAATAAGCCAACTCCTAAAACTGCGATATATGTTGCTTTTGGAATCGTACGATCTGGATCTTTCGCTTCTTCACGGAAAATAACCGTCGCCTCAAAACCGATAAAGCAATAAATTGCAAACATAATCCCGAGACCAGGCGAACCACTCATAATCGTTGATGGATGAAAGGCTTGCATGTCCATATTCGTTAAGCCACGCTCGGCGAATACGAATAAATCGACAAGTATCACGACTGCAATTTCAAGAATAAGAGCAATACCTAAGAATTTAGAACTAAGTTCAATATGTCGGTAGCCTAATACTCCAATCGTTGCCATACAGAACAACGTTAGTAACCACCATGGAATAGCTACACCCGTAAAGGTTGCAATCAAGTCACTTAAGGCAACTCCCAAATAAGTTTCTAATGCGACAAGAATTAAAAAATAAGATATCCAAGCAAGTGTTGCAGAACCTAAACCAATCGTCCGTCCCAATCCTTTTTGAATATATGAATAAAAAGCACCGGCATTACTAATGTATTTAGACATCGCCACAAAGCCGATAGCAAACAAAAACATAATGGCTGTAGCAATCAATGCATCAAATGCAGCCCCACCACCATTACCCATCGTAATAATCAGTGGTGTATTAGCAACCATAACTGTTAATGGGGCTGCTGTTGCAACAACCATTAGGACGATAGAAAAAACGCCTAATGAACCAGAAAGCTGGGTATTTTTTTTCTCAGACATAACTTTTCCCCCCATAAATCCATGACTATTGAACTCGTCTTAGAACAAGTTTTTTGCCCCTGCAGTTGTAATATCAGATTGATGAAGCACAATACTTGGGTCAGACATTTCAACCCAACCACAGAATGGTTCACAAACTTTATAGCCAAGCAAGTCCTGTACCTCTTTTGGGTATTTCAAAACAGTTTCTTTTGGTACCACTAAGTATTGATTTTCTTCTTGGCGTAAATAGCCACGACAGAAGGAAAATGCGATTGCAGTACGTGTTTCAGTACTTTTATTTTCGCCACCGGCATGGTAAAGAGAACCACAGTAAATCAAACCAGAACCTTTTTTCATGACAGCAGGAACCGCTTCTTCTAATGTAGGGATGCGCTTATCATCCCAAAGATGACTACCTGGGATTACTAAAGTCGCCCCATTATCTTCCGTAAAATCAGTTCCTGCGTACAACACTTGAATCTGGCTTTCCGGACCAGGATGATGTCGATGATGAAGATGATCATCACGATGTAAAACTTGTGCTTTTTGACCAGGCCAAATCTGAATAGCCTGTGTTACGCTAAGTTGAGTCGTGTTAGTGGTTTTAATTGTTTTATCAGCAAGTAAAAACTCATAATCCTCTTCTAAAAATGTGCGAGCTGCTCCCAAAAAGTGGGGCTGAGTAATAAAATATTGAGAACTTAATGTCTTTGCCATAAGTGCACAGCATCTTTTGGTTTTTGGTCCTGCAAAACCTTCTACCCCGTAAGGGGTCTTATCTAAGTATGGACTTAAATCCTCCCAAAAATTATTTAAAACTTCAGAAGAAATCATGTCTTCAATAATGACTCCCCCATCACGTTTCATAATCTCTACAACTTCTTCGACCGATGTGCTCGCCGATAACGTAACTAATTGTTTAGCCATTTTTTGCCCTTTTTTTTAAACACTCCTCATATTAGGTATTTTTTAAAATACAAATCTTGGTCGAAAAATACAGATTTTTAGTTAATCAGTACAAAATTTGAGTTATTTAGGTACATTTCTTGCTTTTAAATTAGTATCAGTAATAAAACTGGAATACTGGATATGTCTTCAATGATGCAAATGAATAAAGACATTAAAATTGGTGTGCTCTCATCTGTCGTCAGTGGATTAGAAGAATCCATCTCAGCACTTGGCGTTGATCCTCAGCCAATATTTACCTATTTTCCCGATTTGTATCGGTCAGCTGAGAGAATCCAAAAAATTACCTTAAATGATTTTTGTCATGCTATCGATATTGCAGCTGACATGACTGGAAATGAGCATTTTGCGCTGTACTATGGTGCACATTGTAAAATGGATGCTTTGGGTTTACTGGGCTATTTATTTCAAAATTCCGCGACATTACATGATGGTTTACAGGCCTTAGTTTCTTATTTTCCTTGTCACCAACAGATGAGTGAAATGCGTCTGGTGCAGGTTGGTGATTTTTATAGACTAGATTATCAAGTTGATCCAAATTATTTATCCAATCGTAGAGCAGATGCTGAAATATCTTTAGCCATGTTCTGCAATTTAATCCGTAAATTTCTAGGAGAACAGTGGAAACCCGTTCGAATTGGATTCGAGCATAACCAACCGGCAAATACCCAGCCACATCATGAATTCTTTAAGTGTGAGATGGAATTTAATTACCCACAAAATAGTATTTATATAAAATCCGAAGAACTAAACTTTAAAATTCCATCTGCTGATCCATTTCTGTTTCAATTAATTAAAAGAAATTTAGTTCAGGAAGGATTCCCACTTTCGGAACAGGAAAAGTTTTTAAAAGAGATTGAAGCATCAATCAGTAAAAAAATTAACAATGGTATTCCTTATATCGAAGAAGTCGCTGCCGATCTCAATCTACCCGTCTGGACATTTAAAAGAAGACTATCTCAAATCAATAAAAAATTTAGTGAGATTGTGGAAAGCAAGCAAAAGAAAGTGGCTTTAGATTATCTGGAACAAGGACAGGAAACCATTTCAGAAATCGCCTATCGATTAGGCTATGCTGATACCAGTAGTTTTAGTAAAGCCTTTCAGCGTTGGTATGGTATTTCCCCAAAATCATGGAGAGCTCAGCGTAATTTGTAATATCTTTTTTAAAAAAAGAAATTTATAACTCTTAATTTGTAACAGGTAGTTTTTAGCCACTATGCCTGCATAACTGCATGATCTGGTAGTTGAAATAGTGCATTTAATTGTTTTGCGATTTGCAAACGACAGGTCAAATTAAGTTTATCCAAAATTCTATTTAAATTTATTTTTACTGTCCCGACCTTAATCCCCATATATTCAGCAATCTCAGAATTACTCAAACCATCAAGCAAATATAGGCAGACTTCTTTTTCACGATTGGTCAGACTATAATTTTCCAAATAATGAAAAATTATATTTTTTTGAATTGGCTTAAGCTGTAATAGATTTTGTTCAAGAATGTAATGCAAAGATTTAATCTGAGACTGATCAAGCTGTTTTAAATTTGGATTGGTTACCCCTATACCTGCATAAGCATGGTTATTTTTCCAAAAGAGTAAATCGAAGGTTTCCTCTATGCCATAGGTTTTGATGTAGTTGTCATAGACAGATAATTCTGTACATGGATGATGTCGTCTGCACTCAGTAAGTGAGCTAAATGCTTCTTTGGATTTTAGAAAATTTTTAACATTTAACGGGTCAAGATCTTGAAGTTCACGGTGATAACTGTCGATAAAATCATGGGATACATTAATACAATCGGTAATATAAGCAGACTGGTTATATTCATTAATCCAGTAAAACATCACACCTTCAGCATCGAACAATTGCTTCGTTAAAACCAGTGCATGATGTATGGTAAGAGAAGACATTTGGCACCCTGTACTTAACTAGATGCCAAATATAATGCAGATTTTATGCCAGACTATGTTCGAAGAGCTGTCACAGTGATTTCAATGGTTTGTTCAGGATGAATCAAACCCGAAACCTCAACCGTGGTGCTGGTCGGTTTATGCCCTTCAAGCCATTGATTCAGCACAGGACTCGCTTTGGCAGCAAACTCTTGGATATCTGTCGTATAAAAAGTCCAAGCAATAATATTCTTTTTTTCCAAATTAGAGTGCTTTAAACACTTTTCAATGATATCAAGTACAAAAGACAATTGCTCCGAAGAATTGCTACCGATGAGCTGTAAATCAGCAAGTCCACCTTTTAATGGTGCTACGCCAGAAAAAAAGACCATATGTTCCGTTTCAGCAATCTGACTAAAAGAAAATGCATCAAAAAGATCTTGCTCAAAATAGCCAATATCTGGGTTAGAGAAAGTAATCATGCTAGGTTCTCCTCTAGTACATACTGTTTGGCTTCGCTATGACCATGATCAACGACCACATCCATCCCAGTCGTTTTGTTTTCTTTGATTCCTTTAAAAACTGAAAGCGGATCTTCAAAATCTCGTGCATAACCTATCGCAAAGCAAGCACATTGATATCCCATAAGTTTCAACAGGTCATCATCAAGTGTTTTAGCTACCTCTGGTGGTGTGGAAATATATTGGTTTTCTTCCTGACGCAGCCAGCCTGCTGCATAAGTGATGTTAATTGCTTGACGATAAGAATCTGTCTTATTTTCACCCGCACCATGATAAATTTTACCTGTATAAAATAGTGCGGAGCCTTTTTTCATTTCAGCTGCGATAGATTCTTCCTGACTAA encodes:
- a CDS encoding APC family permease translates to MSEKKNTQLSGSLGVFSIVLMVVATAAPLTVMVANTPLIITMGNGGGAAFDALIATAIMFLFAIGFVAMSKYISNAGAFYSYIQKGLGRTIGLGSATLAWISYFLILVALETYLGVALSDLIATFTGVAIPWWLLTLFCMATIGVLGYRHIELSSKFLGIALILEIAVVILVDLFVFAERGLTNMDMQAFHPSTIMSGSPGLGIMFAIYCFIGFEATVIFREEAKDPDRTIPKATYIAVLGVGLFYIISMWCEVTVIGSSNIVNYATTHGESTYLLIAEQYLGTVSKDIILVLLVTSLFACALSLHNIVVRYQYILGKYDVLPKQLAYIHEKHKSPYMSSFVQTASSITLFIILLILELDPVLNIYAWGATTGTLGYMAILSLTCISVVVFFKRNKDGGLFKTFIAPSLGLIGLLFCLWIAIINLPSLIGSESNLIAQIILGVLITAFCLGVAKAKIMKSKKPQLFEQLKELA
- a CDS encoding phytanoyl-CoA dioxygenase family protein translates to MAKQLVTLSASTSVEEVVEIMKRDGGVIIEDMISSEVLNNFWEDLSPYLDKTPYGVEGFAGPKTKRCCALMAKTLSSQYFITQPHFLGAARTFLEEDYEFLLADKTIKTTNTTQLSVTQAIQIWPGQKAQVLHRDDHLHHRHHPGPESQIQVLYAGTDFTEDNGATLVIPGSHLWDDKRIPTLEEAVPAVMKKGSGLIYCGSLYHAGGENKSTETRTAIAFSFCRGYLRQEENQYLVVPKETVLKYPKEVQDLLGYKVCEPFCGWVEMSDPSIVLHQSDITTAGAKNLF
- a CDS encoding AraC family transcriptional regulator, whose protein sequence is MSSMMQMNKDIKIGVLSSVVSGLEESISALGVDPQPIFTYFPDLYRSAERIQKITLNDFCHAIDIAADMTGNEHFALYYGAHCKMDALGLLGYLFQNSATLHDGLQALVSYFPCHQQMSEMRLVQVGDFYRLDYQVDPNYLSNRRADAEISLAMFCNLIRKFLGEQWKPVRIGFEHNQPANTQPHHEFFKCEMEFNYPQNSIYIKSEELNFKIPSADPFLFQLIKRNLVQEGFPLSEQEKFLKEIEASISKKINNGIPYIEEVAADLNLPVWTFKRRLSQINKKFSEIVESKQKKVALDYLEQGQETISEIAYRLGYADTSSFSKAFQRWYGISPKSWRAQRNL
- a CDS encoding helix-turn-helix domain-containing protein; amino-acid sequence: MSSLTIHHALVLTKQLFDAEGVMFYWINEYNQSAYITDCINVSHDFIDSYHRELQDLDPLNVKNFLKSKEAFSSLTECRRHHPCTELSVYDNYIKTYGIEETFDLLFWKNNHAYAGIGVTNPNLKQLDQSQIKSLHYILEQNLLQLKPIQKNIIFHYLENYSLTNREKEVCLYLLDGLSNSEIAEYMGIKVGTVKINLNRILDKLNLTCRLQIAKQLNALFQLPDHAVMQA
- a CDS encoding RidA family protein → MITFSNPDIGYFEQDLFDAFSFSQIAETEHMVFFSGVAPLKGGLADLQLIGSNSSEQLSFVLDIIEKCLKHSNLEKKNIIAWTFYTTDIQEFAAKASPVLNQWLEGHKPTSTTVEVSGLIHPEQTIEITVTALRT